Proteins encoded by one window of Collimonas fungivorans:
- the coaBC gene encoding bifunctional phosphopantothenoylcysteine decarboxylase/phosphopantothenate--cysteine ligase CoaBC, with translation MDLAGKKIVLGLTGGIACYKAAEFARALIKAGASVQVVMTAAATHFITPVTMQGLSGKPVFTDQWDARIGNNMPHIDLTRDADAIVIVPCSADCIFKLAHGACDDLLSTLCVARPATLPLLVAPAMNVEMWQNAATQRNLAQLLADGIQLLGPDAGEQACGEVGMGRMLEAHELLAEVIASFQPKLLKGKRLLLTAGPTFEPIDPVRGITNLSSGKMGYAVARAAYEAGAEVTLVSGPTALAAPYGVRRINVQTAQQMHDIVMAQLAGANQCTDSRTDVFVAVAAVADWRVANASPQKLKKNADGSAPALVFEQNPDILATVAALPKAPYCVGFAAESENLLQYGEAKRLRKNVPLLVGNIGHDTFGKDDNQLVLFDADGHRNLPRAGKQELGRQLIAAIAARLV, from the coding sequence ATGGATCTCGCTGGTAAAAAAATCGTGCTGGGACTGACCGGCGGCATCGCCTGCTACAAGGCGGCCGAATTCGCGCGCGCGCTGATCAAGGCCGGCGCTTCGGTGCAAGTGGTGATGACCGCGGCCGCCACCCACTTCATCACCCCTGTCACCATGCAGGGCCTGTCCGGCAAGCCGGTGTTCACAGACCAGTGGGATGCGCGCATCGGCAACAACATGCCGCACATCGACCTCACCCGCGACGCCGACGCCATCGTGATCGTGCCCTGCTCCGCCGACTGCATCTTCAAGCTGGCGCACGGCGCCTGCGACGACCTGCTGTCCACATTATGCGTGGCGCGCCCGGCTACGCTGCCCTTGCTGGTGGCGCCGGCGATGAATGTCGAAATGTGGCAAAACGCGGCGACCCAGCGCAACCTGGCGCAGCTGCTGGCGGACGGCATCCAGCTATTGGGACCGGACGCCGGTGAACAGGCTTGCGGCGAAGTCGGCATGGGCCGCATGCTGGAGGCCCATGAACTGCTGGCAGAAGTGATCGCCTCGTTCCAGCCCAAGCTGCTCAAGGGCAAGCGCTTGCTGCTGACCGCCGGCCCGACGTTCGAACCGATCGATCCGGTGCGCGGCATCACCAATCTTTCGTCCGGAAAAATGGGGTATGCCGTGGCCCGCGCCGCATATGAAGCGGGAGCCGAGGTCACCCTGGTATCGGGCCCGACGGCGCTTGCCGCACCCTACGGCGTACGCCGCATCAACGTCCAGACCGCGCAGCAGATGCACGATATCGTGATGGCGCAGCTGGCCGGCGCCAATCAGTGTACCGACAGCCGCACCGATGTCTTCGTCGCCGTGGCGGCGGTAGCCGACTGGCGGGTAGCCAACGCCAGCCCGCAAAAACTGAAAAAGAACGCCGACGGCAGCGCGCCCGCACTGGTGTTCGAACAAAACCCCGATATCCTGGCGACAGTTGCAGCTTTGCCGAAAGCACCTTACTGTGTCGGTTTTGCGGCTGAATCGGAAAACCTGCTGCAATATGGCGAAGCCAAGCGCCTGCGGAAAAACGTGCCGCTGTTGGTCGGCAATATCGGCCACGACACGTTCGGCAAGGACGATAACCAGCTGGTGCTGTTCGACGCCGACGGCCACCGCAATTTGCCTCGCGCCGGCAAGCAGGAGCTGGGGCGCCAGCTGATTGCCGCCATCGCCGCGCGCCTGGTTTGA
- the ileS gene encoding isoleucine--tRNA ligase: MPDQTNKPENSKPAKQAKPQSKYPVNMTETPFPMRGDLAKREPQWVKQWQEKKVYERIRKASKGRPKFILHDGPPYANGEIHLGHAVNKILKDMIVKARNMAGFDAPYVPGWDCHGMPIEIQIEKKYGKNLPVAEVQSKARAYANEQIDLQRKDFIRLGVLGEWDNPYLTMAFGNEADELRALGAILEKGYVYRGLKPVNWCFDCGSALAEAEVEYQDKRDPSIDVGFPFAEPDKIAAAFGLAALPAGQGYVVIWTTTPWTIPSNQALNVHPEVDYALVQTTRNGAPLLLILAQDLVEDSLQRFGLEGKAIASCKGEALALINFKHPLADLDPGYNRLSPVYLGDYVTTDSGTGIVHSAPAYGIEDFISCKAHGMKDDDIISPVMGDGKFASWLPFFAGMTIWEASKPICAKLEEAGALFKLVMFDHSYMHCWRHKTPIIYRATSQWFASMDNLPKDGHPSLRATALKAIEETAFFPGWGKARLHGMIANRPDWTLSRQRQWGVPMAFFVHKESGQLHPRTPELLEQIAQRVEQSGIEAWQALDPKELLGDDAVNYIKNKDTLDVWFDSGSTHQTVLRGSHASQLQFPADLYLEGSDQHRGWFHSSLLTSSMLNGRAPYNALLTHGFVVDGEGRKMSKSLKNGVEPQKVADSLGAEILRLWVAASDYSGEITISDEILKRVTESYRRIRNTLRFLLANTSDFDPSKDAVPIADLLEIDRYAIASMAQLQADILQHYETYEFHPVISKLQMYCSEDLGGFYLDILKDRLYTSGVSSPARRSAQTAIWHITQALLRVMAPTLSFTAEEAWSFFASPEAFAASDETIFTQTYYALPEIDGAAALIEKFNAVRAVRADVTKQLEEVRVAGGIGSSLQAEVEIKAAPAKHALLSSLGDDLKFVLITSSATVSEVATDAEETILVTPSAQQKCERCWHYRADVGSHPEHPGLCGRCVANLFGGGEDRHFA, from the coding sequence ATGCCTGATCAGACCAACAAACCAGAAAACAGCAAGCCAGCCAAGCAGGCTAAGCCGCAGAGCAAATACCCGGTCAACATGACCGAGACGCCCTTCCCCATGCGCGGCGACCTCGCCAAGCGCGAACCGCAATGGGTCAAGCAGTGGCAGGAAAAGAAAGTCTACGAACGGATCCGCAAAGCCTCCAAGGGCCGTCCGAAATTCATCCTGCACGACGGTCCGCCGTATGCCAACGGCGAGATCCACCTGGGCCACGCCGTCAACAAGATCCTCAAGGACATGATCGTCAAGGCCCGCAACATGGCCGGCTTCGATGCGCCTTACGTGCCGGGCTGGGATTGCCATGGCATGCCGATCGAAATCCAGATCGAAAAGAAATACGGCAAGAACCTGCCGGTGGCTGAAGTGCAGTCGAAAGCGCGCGCTTACGCCAATGAACAGATCGACCTGCAGCGCAAAGACTTCATCCGCCTCGGCGTGCTGGGCGAATGGGACAACCCGTACCTGACCATGGCCTTCGGCAATGAAGCCGACGAACTGCGCGCGCTCGGCGCCATCCTGGAAAAGGGTTATGTCTATCGCGGCTTGAAGCCGGTCAACTGGTGCTTCGATTGCGGTTCGGCCTTGGCCGAGGCTGAAGTCGAATACCAGGACAAGCGCGATCCGTCGATCGACGTCGGTTTCCCGTTTGCCGAACCGGACAAGATCGCCGCCGCATTCGGCCTGGCGGCGTTGCCGGCCGGCCAGGGTTATGTCGTGATCTGGACCACCACGCCGTGGACCATCCCGTCCAACCAGGCGCTCAACGTCCATCCGGAAGTAGACTACGCGCTGGTGCAGACCACGCGCAACGGCGCACCGCTGCTGCTGATCCTGGCGCAGGACCTGGTCGAAGACTCGCTGCAGCGTTTCGGCCTCGAAGGCAAGGCCATCGCCAGCTGCAAGGGCGAAGCGCTGGCGCTGATCAATTTCAAGCATCCGCTGGCCGACCTTGATCCTGGCTACAACCGTCTGTCGCCGGTCTACCTGGGCGACTACGTCACCACCGACAGCGGCACCGGCATCGTGCACTCGGCGCCGGCTTACGGCATCGAAGACTTCATCTCCTGCAAAGCGCATGGCATGAAGGACGACGACATCATCAGCCCGGTGATGGGCGACGGCAAGTTCGCGTCCTGGCTGCCGTTCTTTGCCGGCATGACCATCTGGGAAGCGTCCAAGCCGATCTGCGCCAAGCTGGAAGAAGCCGGCGCGCTGTTCAAGCTGGTCATGTTCGACCACAGCTACATGCATTGCTGGCGCCACAAGACGCCGATCATCTACCGTGCCACTTCACAGTGGTTCGCCAGCATGGACAACTTGCCGAAGGACGGTCACCCGAGCCTGCGCGCAACTGCCCTGAAAGCGATTGAAGAAACCGCATTTTTCCCTGGCTGGGGCAAGGCGCGCCTGCACGGCATGATCGCCAACCGCCCCGATTGGACCCTGTCGCGGCAGCGCCAGTGGGGCGTGCCGATGGCGTTCTTCGTGCACAAGGAAAGCGGCCAGCTGCATCCGCGCACGCCGGAACTGCTGGAGCAGATCGCGCAGCGCGTCGAGCAAAGCGGGATCGAAGCCTGGCAGGCGCTGGACCCGAAGGAATTGCTGGGCGACGATGCCGTCAACTACATCAAGAACAAGGACACGCTGGATGTCTGGTTCGACTCCGGCTCTACCCACCAGACGGTATTGCGCGGTTCGCACGCCAGCCAGCTGCAATTTCCTGCCGATCTCTACCTGGAAGGTTCGGACCAGCATCGCGGCTGGTTCCACTCGTCGCTGCTGACCTCGTCCATGCTGAATGGCCGCGCGCCGTATAACGCTCTGCTGACGCACGGTTTCGTGGTCGACGGCGAAGGCCGCAAGATGTCGAAGTCGCTGAAGAACGGCGTCGAACCGCAAAAAGTGGCGGACTCCCTGGGCGCGGAAATCCTGCGCCTGTGGGTGGCCGCCAGCGACTACTCGGGCGAGATCACGATCTCCGACGAAATCCTGAAGCGCGTCACCGAATCGTATCGCCGCATCCGCAATACCTTGCGCTTCCTGCTGGCCAACACTTCCGACTTCGATCCGTCGAAGGATGCGGTGCCGATCGCCGACCTGCTGGAAATCGACCGCTATGCGATCGCCAGCATGGCGCAGCTGCAAGCCGACATCCTGCAGCACTACGAGACCTACGAATTCCACCCGGTGATCTCGAAGCTGCAGATGTACTGCTCGGAAGACCTGGGCGGCTTCTACCTCGACATCCTGAAAGACCGCCTGTACACCAGCGGCGTCAGTTCGCCGGCGCGCCGTTCCGCGCAAACCGCGATCTGGCACATCACCCAGGCCCTGCTGCGGGTGATGGCGCCGACGCTGTCGTTCACGGCGGAAGAAGCCTGGTCGTTCTTCGCCAGCCCGGAAGCGTTTGCCGCCAGCGATGAAACCATTTTCACCCAGACCTATTACGCGCTGCCGGAAATCGACGGCGCCGCGGCTCTGATCGAGAAATTCAACGCAGTGCGCGCGGTGCGCGCCGACGTCACCAAGCAGCTGGAAGAAGTGCGGGTCGCAGGCGGCATCGGTTCCTCGCTGCAGGCGGAAGTCGAAATCAAGGCGGCCCCGGCCAAGCATGCGCTGCTCAGCAGCCTGGGCGACGACCTGAAATTTGTCTTGATCACTTCCAGTGCCACGGTGTCGGAAGTAGCGACCGATGCTGAGGAAACGATCCTGGTGACGCCGTCGGCGCAGCAGAAATGCGAACGCTGCTGGCATTACCGGGCCGACGTCGGCAGCCACCCGGAACATCCGGGCCTGTGCGGACGCTGTGTCGCCAACCTGTTCGGCGGCGGCGAAGACCGGCATTTTGCTTAA
- a CDS encoding DUF350 domain-containing protein, translated as MNFLPIGLPAFLSHFGLALLLVAIFFVVYIFITPYHELRLIRAGNHAAAASLAGALLGYVAALASAIANSVSLLDMLVWGVVALVVQLLAFLIVKLLLPTLLADIPENKIASGVFLGTVSLGLGLLNAACMTY; from the coding sequence ATGAATTTCCTCCCTATCGGCCTGCCGGCCTTCCTGTCCCACTTCGGGCTCGCGTTGCTGCTGGTGGCGATCTTCTTCGTGGTCTATATTTTCATTACGCCCTACCATGAGCTGCGCCTGATCCGCGCCGGCAATCACGCGGCCGCCGCCAGCCTGGCCGGCGCTTTGCTGGGTTATGTCGCGGCCCTGGCTTCGGCCATTGCGAACAGCGTCAGCCTGCTCGACATGCTAGTCTGGGGAGTGGTGGCCCTGGTGGTGCAGTTGCTGGCTTTCCTGATCGTCAAGCTGCTGCTGCCAACGCTGCTGGCCGACATTCCGGAAAACAAGATCGCATCCGGCGTCTTTCTTGGTACAGTCAGTCTTGGCCTGGGTTTGCTGAATGCGGCCTGCATGACTTATTGA
- a CDS encoding bifunctional riboflavin kinase/FAD synthetase produces MKVFRGLPNAESRAPCALTIGNFDGVHRGHQVLLAHVRKAATELGLDAAVMTFEPHPREFFAQRSGQPDNMPTRVANLRDKLQSLSQAGIDRVIVEHFNASFAAMSPQDFIEKVLVEGLHVKWLMVGEDFCFGARRAGNIATLVEAGKKYGFQVETLPTVMNDGARVSSSAVRAALAAGDFGHARALLGHPYSISGHVVHGKKLGRTIGFPTLNLRVNHKLPALSGIFVVNVHGLAEHPLPAVASIGIRPTVDDSGRVLLESYILDFAGDCYGKLIQVEFLQKLRDEEKYVDLPTLTAAITRDVSNARAYFRQHGQHDISAVSATDRI; encoded by the coding sequence ATGAAGGTATTTCGCGGACTTCCCAACGCCGAATCGCGCGCGCCTTGCGCGCTCACTATCGGCAACTTTGACGGCGTGCATCGCGGCCACCAGGTGCTGCTCGCGCACGTCCGCAAGGCCGCCACGGAACTGGGGCTGGATGCCGCGGTAATGACGTTCGAGCCGCACCCGCGCGAGTTTTTTGCGCAACGTTCCGGCCAGCCGGACAATATGCCGACCCGCGTCGCCAACCTGCGCGACAAGTTGCAGTCGCTGTCGCAGGCCGGTATAGACCGTGTGATCGTCGAACATTTCAACGCCAGCTTTGCGGCCATGTCGCCCCAGGATTTCATCGAGAAAGTGCTGGTGGAAGGCTTGCACGTGAAATGGCTGATGGTAGGCGAGGATTTCTGCTTCGGCGCCCGCCGCGCCGGCAATATCGCGACCTTGGTCGAGGCCGGCAAGAAGTACGGTTTCCAGGTCGAGACTTTGCCGACCGTGATGAACGACGGCGCGCGGGTATCGTCGTCGGCGGTGCGCGCTGCGCTGGCGGCCGGCGATTTCGGCCATGCACGGGCTTTGCTGGGCCATCCGTATTCCATTTCCGGTCACGTGGTGCATGGCAAGAAGCTCGGCCGCACCATCGGTTTCCCGACCCTGAACTTGCGCGTCAACCATAAACTGCCGGCGCTGTCCGGCATCTTCGTGGTCAACGTCCATGGCCTGGCCGAACATCCTTTGCCGGCTGTCGCCAGCATCGGCATCCGCCCCACCGTGGACGACAGCGGCCGCGTGCTGCTGGAGAGTTATATCCTCGACTTCGCCGGCGATTGCTACGGCAAGCTGATACAAGTCGAGTTTTTGCAGAAACTGCGCGACGAAGAGAAATATGTCGACCTGCCGACCCTGACTGCCGCGATTACCCGCGATGTCAGCAATGCGCGCGCGTATTTCCGCCAGCACGGCCAGCACGATATATCGGCAGTTTCGGCCACAGACCGAATTTGA
- a CDS encoding YidB family protein, translated as MGLLDSVLGAIGGGGQQQAGGNNTQALLIQAALPLLLKALQGGGAGAGQAAGADAGAGAGGGLLSALEGAGLGSVVQSWIGTGQNQPISPDQVQQALGGGQLQELAQKVGISPDEAAGHLSQILPGLVDKLTPHGEASPAPGGVDLSSLLGGLLGGNKPA; from the coding sequence ATGGGACTGCTGGATTCGGTACTTGGCGCAATCGGTGGTGGCGGCCAACAGCAAGCAGGTGGAAATAATACGCAAGCCCTGCTGATCCAGGCTGCATTGCCGTTGCTGCTGAAGGCATTGCAAGGCGGCGGCGCAGGCGCGGGCCAAGCTGCCGGCGCGGACGCCGGTGCTGGTGCTGGCGGCGGCCTGCTCAGCGCGCTGGAAGGCGCCGGCCTGGGTTCGGTCGTGCAGTCATGGATAGGTACTGGCCAGAACCAGCCTATCTCGCCGGATCAGGTGCAACAGGCGCTGGGCGGTGGCCAGCTGCAGGAACTGGCGCAAAAAGTCGGCATTTCACCGGATGAAGCAGCCGGCCACCTGTCGCAGATCCTGCCTGGCCTGGTAGACAAGCTGACACCGCACGGCGAAGCTAGCCCGGCCCCTGGCGGCGTCGATCTCAGCAGTTTGCTGGGTGGACTTCTGGGCGGTAACAAACCGGCCTGA
- a CDS encoding glutathionylspermidine synthase family protein — translation MIRESLTPRSNWQEQFESLGFTYHSIDDLYWDERYAYRFSAAQIDAVEDATSELHQMALQAVEHVIAHERLEQFAIPQPFWALVEESWREKEFSLYGRFDLSWDGSNPPKMLEYNADTPTGLVESSVAQWYWLQDVFPDADQFNSLHEKLIAQWQILARQHHSKGLLHFACIGGHEEDEGNLAYLRDTAIQAGFATKQLAIENIGWDDKHAEFVDDFDLKIDNLFKLYPWEWLCREEFAEHLLARPLRVIEPAWKMVLSNKAILPVLWELFPGHPNLLPAFFDAWRISGDFVKKPLYSREGENITIYAGGEVHHQPGQYGAEGYIYQAFAAQPKFDDGITPAYTSVGSWVVGDTPAGIGIREDVSLITKDTSRFVPHYFVD, via the coding sequence ATGATCCGCGAAAGCCTGACGCCGCGCAGCAACTGGCAGGAACAATTCGAATCGCTCGGTTTCACCTATCACTCGATTGACGATCTGTACTGGGACGAGCGCTACGCCTACCGCTTCAGCGCGGCGCAGATCGATGCGGTGGAAGACGCCACCAGCGAATTGCACCAGATGGCCTTGCAGGCGGTCGAGCATGTTATCGCGCACGAACGGCTGGAACAGTTCGCCATTCCCCAGCCGTTCTGGGCATTGGTCGAGGAGAGCTGGCGCGAAAAGGAATTTTCCCTGTACGGACGTTTCGACCTGTCCTGGGACGGCAGCAATCCGCCCAAAATGCTGGAGTACAACGCCGATACCCCGACCGGCCTGGTGGAATCCAGCGTGGCGCAGTGGTATTGGCTGCAAGACGTGTTTCCCGACGCCGACCAGTTCAATTCCCTGCACGAGAAACTGATCGCCCAGTGGCAAATCCTGGCCCGCCAGCATCACAGCAAAGGCTTGCTGCACTTCGCCTGCATCGGCGGCCATGAGGAAGATGAAGGCAACCTGGCCTACCTGCGCGACACCGCGATCCAGGCAGGTTTCGCCACCAAGCAGCTGGCGATAGAAAATATCGGCTGGGACGACAAGCATGCGGAATTTGTCGATGATTTCGACCTGAAGATAGACAACTTGTTCAAGCTGTATCCATGGGAGTGGCTGTGCCGCGAGGAGTTTGCCGAGCACCTGCTGGCGCGGCCGCTGCGCGTGATCGAACCGGCCTGGAAGATGGTGTTGTCCAACAAGGCCATCTTGCCGGTGCTGTGGGAACTGTTTCCCGGCCATCCCAACCTGCTGCCGGCGTTTTTCGACGCCTGGCGCATCAGCGGCGATTTCGTCAAGAAACCGCTGTATTCGCGCGAAGGCGAAAACATCACGATCTACGCCGGCGGCGAAGTCCACCACCAGCCGGGACAATATGGCGCCGAGGGCTACATCTACCAGGCTTTTGCGGCGCAGCCGAAATTCGACGACGGCATCACGCCGGCCTACACTTCCGTCGGCTCGTGGGTGGTCGGCGACACTCCGGCCGGCATCGGCATCCGCGAAGACGTATCGCTGATCACCAAGGACACCAGCCGTTTTGTACCGCATTATTTTGTTGACTGA
- the lspA gene encoding signal peptidase II: protein MATKKRSSAPSSSNYGLAPWLAIAALVLLIDQLTKITIVRLFSYGESHAVTSFFNLVLVYNKGAAFSFLSTESGWQRYFFTVLGIAAALFITFLLKRHAGQRMFCTALALILGGAIGNVVDRIAYGHVIDFLDIYVRNWHWPAFNIADSAICVGAVLFVIDELRRVNK from the coding sequence ATGGCCACAAAAAAACGCTCTTCTGCCCCATCCTCTTCCAACTACGGCCTGGCGCCATGGCTGGCGATCGCTGCACTGGTGCTGCTGATCGACCAGCTCACCAAGATCACCATCGTGCGCCTGTTCAGCTACGGCGAATCGCATGCCGTGACCTCCTTCTTCAACCTGGTGCTGGTGTATAACAAGGGCGCCGCGTTCAGCTTCCTGTCCACCGAATCCGGCTGGCAGCGCTATTTTTTCACGGTACTCGGCATCGCCGCTGCGCTGTTCATCACGTTCCTGCTGAAACGCCACGCCGGACAACGCATGTTCTGCACCGCGCTGGCCCTGATCCTGGGCGGCGCCATCGGCAACGTGGTCGACCGTATCGCCTACGGCCATGTGATCGATTTTCTCGATATCTACGTGCGCAACTGGCACTGGCCGGCTTTCAACATCGCCGATAGCGCGATCTGCGTCGGTGCGGTATTGTTTGTGATTGATGAGCTGCGTCGCGTAAACAAGTAA
- a CDS encoding 16S rRNA (uracil(1498)-N(3))-methyltransferase, protein MPRFYVTSPLEIGQLLALPEAVAHHLLVLRLGPAAPITLFNGEGGEYTATISSIEKKRVNVEIKTFSPREAELPYAITLAQALPESSKLDWIIEKAVELGVAAIQPLAAQRCVVRLNSERAEKKQNHWQGVIVAAAEQSGRNRLPTLSTLSPFNDWAQQQDLHKRILLSPRGEQSLSDWARHQPPQALALLIGPEGGFTETEENLACSQGALMLSMGPRILRTETAGLAALAAINAIWGEM, encoded by the coding sequence GTGCCTCGTTTTTACGTCACATCCCCGCTCGAAATCGGCCAGCTGTTGGCGCTGCCGGAAGCCGTCGCCCACCACCTGCTGGTGCTGCGGCTAGGGCCGGCCGCGCCGATTACCCTGTTCAACGGCGAAGGCGGGGAATATACCGCCACCATCAGCAGCATCGAAAAAAAGCGTGTAAACGTCGAGATCAAGACCTTTTCACCACGCGAAGCCGAACTGCCGTACGCAATCACGCTGGCCCAGGCGCTGCCGGAATCGTCGAAACTGGACTGGATCATCGAAAAAGCCGTCGAACTCGGCGTCGCTGCGATCCAGCCGCTGGCGGCCCAGCGTTGCGTAGTGCGCCTCAACAGCGAGCGCGCCGAGAAGAAGCAAAACCACTGGCAGGGGGTGATCGTCGCCGCCGCCGAACAGAGCGGCCGCAACCGCCTGCCTACCCTGTCCACCCTCAGCCCGTTCAACGACTGGGCGCAACAGCAGGATCTGCACAAGCGCATCCTGCTGTCGCCGCGCGGCGAGCAATCGCTGTCGGACTGGGCGCGCCACCAGCCGCCGCAGGCGCTGGCGCTGCTGATCGGCCCAGAGGGCGGCTTCACCGAAACGGAAGAAAACCTGGCCTGCAGCCAGGGCGCGCTGATGCTGTCGATGGGACCACGCATCCTGCGTACCGAAACCGCCGGCCTGGCGGCGCTGGCGGCCATCAATGCGATCTGGGGCGAGATGTAG